One window of the Natrinema sp. CBA1119 genome contains the following:
- a CDS encoding spermidine synthase has translation MSMRQLSGYRPTKPDVAVFVSGVTSMGLEILAGRIIAPQFGSSIYTWGSIITVFLAALSLGYWQGGKRAETASNRRMTWILLGTAAYVAIVVYGSGQLLLSASAMPLPARYASLPAVLILFGPPTYLLGFISPYAAELSEKKGIGEASGHVYALGTIGSIVGAGATTYLLIPTLGIDMIGLLFGLILVGTAFALTLPALSPRPAAASVAIALLLVVAAGLGPVAFDHRGDVVYQTQTAYQELEVIDDGDVRTLYLDDARHSAMDLDDPDRHVFEYTRYFHLPMLMVDDPDEVENVLFIGGGGYTGPKDFERKYDVNVDVAELDPAVTQAAKDYFRLEEGENMTAHTEDGRRFLRDTDTTYDLIILDAYQKDQVPIHLTQLGFMELAEERLSDDGVFLANVIASPSGAGSEFYRAQYKTIDEAFASTYSYRTSDTGSVQNIEVVATKADTDFTEAELAERNERRDVGIDLSGEIETSLDEPRTDDVPVLTEDHAPVDSLQASTVGQKYVIEQTGEEETQPEPASIGTGSEPLGVRPDPIALARPAPVLESVTVDPAQTRPVPA, from the coding sequence ATGAGTATGCGGCAGCTGTCCGGCTATCGACCGACGAAACCCGACGTCGCGGTATTCGTCTCCGGCGTCACCAGTATGGGGCTGGAGATACTTGCGGGCCGGATCATCGCCCCTCAGTTCGGCAGCAGTATCTACACCTGGGGGAGCATCATCACCGTGTTTCTCGCCGCGCTGAGCCTGGGGTACTGGCAGGGCGGAAAACGAGCGGAAACGGCATCGAACCGTCGAATGACCTGGATTTTGCTCGGGACGGCGGCCTACGTCGCCATCGTGGTCTACGGGAGCGGCCAACTGCTGCTCTCGGCGTCTGCGATGCCGCTCCCGGCCCGGTACGCCTCGCTCCCGGCCGTGCTCATCCTCTTCGGGCCGCCGACATACCTGCTGGGCTTTATCAGCCCCTACGCGGCCGAACTCTCCGAGAAGAAGGGGATCGGCGAAGCGTCGGGACACGTCTACGCGCTCGGCACCATCGGCAGCATCGTCGGTGCGGGTGCGACGACGTATCTCCTCATTCCGACGCTCGGCATCGACATGATCGGGCTCCTGTTCGGGCTCATTCTCGTCGGAACTGCGTTCGCGCTCACGCTCCCCGCCCTCTCCCCGCGGCCGGCGGCGGCGAGCGTCGCGATCGCGCTCTTGCTCGTCGTCGCGGCCGGGCTCGGGCCGGTGGCGTTCGACCACCGCGGCGACGTCGTCTACCAGACCCAGACGGCCTACCAGGAACTCGAGGTCATCGACGACGGCGATGTCCGGACGCTGTACCTGGACGACGCCCGCCACAGCGCGATGGATCTCGATGATCCCGACCGGCACGTCTTCGAGTACACGCGATATTTCCACCTGCCGATGTTGATGGTCGACGATCCCGACGAGGTCGAGAACGTGTTGTTCATCGGCGGGGGCGGCTATACCGGGCCGAAGGACTTTGAACGGAAATACGACGTCAACGTCGACGTGGCCGAACTCGATCCCGCGGTGACGCAGGCCGCGAAGGACTACTTCCGCCTCGAGGAGGGCGAGAACATGACCGCCCACACGGAAGACGGCCGCCGGTTCCTCCGTGATACCGACACGACCTACGACCTGATCATCCTCGACGCCTATCAGAAGGATCAGGTCCCGATCCACCTGACGCAGCTGGGGTTCATGGAACTGGCCGAGGAGCGACTCTCCGATGACGGCGTCTTCCTCGCGAACGTCATCGCCTCGCCCAGCGGGGCCGGCTCCGAGTTCTACCGGGCGCAGTACAAGACGATCGACGAGGCCTTCGCCTCGACCTACAGCTATCGCACCTCGGACACGGGTTCGGTCCAGAACATCGAGGTGGTCGCCACGAAGGCCGACACGGACTTCACCGAAGCCGAGCTCGCCGAACGAAACGAGCGCCGCGACGTGGGGATCGACCTGAGCGGCGAAATCGAGACCTCATTGGACGAACCCAGAACCGACGACGTCCCGGTGTTGACCGAGGACCACGCGCCCGTCGACAGCCTCCAGGCGTCGACGGTCGGCCAGAAGTACGTCATCGAACAGACCGGGGAGGAGGAGACGCAGCCGGAACCC
- a CDS encoding TRC40/GET3/ArsA family transport-energizing ATPase translates to MEPFVFFGGKGGVGKTTVSCAYALRCARDGQRTLVVSTDPAHSVTDVFDQPFDDSPQSVEGIDGLDAMEIDPEDEVTRHLDEIRQDLSEQVSASMVNEINRQLEMSHGTPGAYESALFDRFIDVMRNSEPYDRVVFDTSPTGSTLRLLGLPDLLEDWIDRLMHKRRTSIDLFEKAAIGNNEPRRVMEGDPVLARLQERKEFFEFAGSALHDDAAFFLVVNPDELSLNETERAIDDLREKDLAVRGLVANKLTPSPDPDENGRGARYLRERVETETERLETIRSEFEPPLVAEIGWRSSEVKGDLLADVAGELHIETAAEPPTHVYSSH, encoded by the coding sequence ATGGAGCCGTTCGTCTTCTTCGGCGGGAAGGGTGGCGTCGGCAAAACGACCGTCTCCTGTGCGTACGCGCTCCGCTGTGCGCGCGACGGCCAGCGGACCCTCGTCGTCTCGACCGACCCGGCCCACTCCGTCACCGACGTGTTCGATCAACCGTTCGACGACTCCCCGCAATCGGTCGAGGGTATCGACGGGCTCGACGCGATGGAGATCGATCCCGAGGACGAGGTGACGCGCCACCTCGACGAGATCCGACAGGACCTCTCGGAGCAGGTGTCGGCGTCGATGGTCAACGAGATCAACCGCCAACTCGAGATGTCCCACGGGACGCCGGGAGCCTACGAATCGGCGCTGTTCGATCGGTTCATCGATGTGATGCGGAACTCGGAGCCGTACGATCGCGTCGTCTTCGATACCTCGCCGACTGGGAGTACGCTCCGACTTCTCGGACTTCCCGACCTGCTGGAGGACTGGATCGACCGGCTGATGCACAAGCGACGGACGAGCATCGATCTCTTCGAGAAGGCCGCGATCGGCAACAACGAACCGCGCCGCGTGATGGAGGGCGACCCCGTCCTCGCGCGGCTCCAAGAACGCAAGGAGTTCTTCGAGTTCGCCGGCTCGGCGCTGCACGACGACGCCGCCTTTTTCCTCGTCGTGAACCCGGACGAACTGTCGCTAAACGAGACCGAGCGAGCGATCGACGATCTCCGGGAGAAGGACCTCGCGGTCCGCGGCCTCGTCGCCAACAAACTCACGCCGTCGCCGGACCCCGACGAGAACGGCCGCGGCGCTCGCTACCTCCGCGAGCGCGTCGAGACGGAAACGGAACGCCTCGAGACGATCCGCTCGGAGTTCGAGCCGCCGCTGGTCGCCGAAATCGGCTGGCGGAGTTCGGAGGTCAAGGGTGATCTCCTGGCGGACGTCGCCGGCGAACTACACATCGAGACGGCCGCTGAGCCGCCGACACACGTCTATAGTAGCCACTGA
- a CDS encoding redox-regulated ATPase YchF: MSASYRIGLVGKPSVGKSSFFNAATMNDVPEGAYPFTTIDPSVGEAYARVDCAAPEFDEECTPNVGYCTDGTRFVPTKLVDVAGLIPGAHEGNGLGNQFLSDLNETDVLVHVVDFSGKTDAEGEATEGHDPRDDIAFLEEELDQWYLGVLEKGITRYETGYTTEDDAIEEELAEQMSAFKTSEDEIKRLIRRVGVGFDPAEWDADDQLELAREIRKETKPMVIAANKMDTPEAQANYEEITGDPEYDHLTIVPCSAHAEKALKSAEQAGVVDYRPGDADFDILGDVSGDQEEGLEQIRDFLEEFGATGVQAALETALFDVLGVTPVFPGGANGLGNERGEVLPDCYLIPPNSTAEDFAYSLHSDIGDGFLHAIDCRSNRQLGRDYEVEARDVIEVITTN; encoded by the coding sequence ATGAGTGCGAGTTACCGGATTGGACTAGTCGGCAAACCGTCAGTCGGCAAGTCCTCCTTTTTCAACGCCGCAACGATGAACGACGTGCCCGAGGGGGCCTACCCGTTCACGACCATCGATCCCAGCGTGGGCGAGGCCTACGCCCGCGTCGACTGTGCCGCACCGGAGTTCGACGAGGAGTGCACCCCCAACGTCGGCTACTGTACGGACGGCACGCGGTTCGTCCCGACGAAACTCGTCGACGTGGCCGGACTGATCCCTGGCGCACACGAGGGCAACGGCCTGGGCAACCAGTTCCTCTCCGACCTCAACGAAACCGACGTGCTCGTCCACGTCGTCGACTTTTCCGGCAAAACGGACGCCGAGGGCGAAGCGACGGAGGGCCACGATCCGCGGGACGATATCGCCTTCCTCGAGGAGGAACTCGACCAGTGGTATCTGGGCGTCCTCGAGAAGGGAATCACTCGATACGAGACGGGCTACACCACAGAGGACGACGCCATCGAGGAGGAACTCGCCGAGCAGATGAGCGCGTTCAAGACCAGCGAAGACGAGATCAAACGCCTCATCCGGCGCGTCGGCGTCGGCTTCGACCCCGCGGAGTGGGACGCGGACGACCAACTCGAGTTGGCCCGCGAGATCCGTAAAGAGACCAAACCGATGGTCATCGCGGCGAACAAGATGGACACCCCCGAGGCGCAGGCGAACTACGAGGAGATTACCGGCGATCCCGAGTACGATCACCTGACGATCGTCCCCTGCAGCGCCCACGCCGAGAAGGCGCTGAAGTCGGCCGAACAGGCCGGCGTCGTCGACTACCGACCCGGCGACGCGGACTTCGACATTCTGGGTGATGTCTCCGGCGATCAGGAGGAGGGCTTAGAGCAGATCCGCGACTTCCTCGAGGAGTTCGGCGCGACGGGGGTCCAGGCGGCCCTCGAGACGGCGCTGTTCGACGTACTCGGCGTGACGCCGGTGTTCCCCGGTGGCGCGAACGGGTTGGGGAACGAACGTGGCGAGGTGCTGCCCGACTGCTATCTGATCCCGCCGAACTCGACCGCGGAGGACTTCGCGTACAGCCTCCACTCCGACATCGGCGACGGCTTCCTGCACGCGATCGACTGTCGGAGCAACCGGCAGCTCGGCAGGGACTACGAGGTCGAAGCGAGGGATGTGATCGAGGTCATCACGACGAACTGA